In Kitasatospora viridis, one DNA window encodes the following:
- a CDS encoding GNAT family N-acetyltransferase: MHGLTFHRLSGGDRLIDGDPLIDDWQRIHNLIIPTDPLSLEQVRERAGRYHLEVVRLDGTAIGCSTVRPPTEEEPVAMVIARILPAHRRRGFGGELYRRGLERARAFGAPIETVVLASNPEGLAFAEAQGFTEVERYLLPGDTVPYVALRLTA, from the coding sequence ATGCACGGACTCACCTTCCACCGGCTCTCCGGCGGCGACCGGCTGATCGACGGCGACCCGCTGATCGACGACTGGCAGCGGATCCACAACCTGATCATCCCCACCGACCCGCTCTCGCTGGAGCAGGTGCGCGAGCGCGCCGGCCGCTACCACCTGGAGGTGGTCCGGCTGGACGGCACGGCGATCGGTTGCAGCACCGTGCGCCCGCCGACCGAGGAGGAGCCGGTCGCCATGGTGATCGCCCGGATCCTGCCCGCCCACCGGCGCCGGGGTTTCGGCGGCGAGCTCTACCGGCGCGGCCTGGAGCGGGCCCGGGCCTTCGGTGCGCCGATCGAGACCGTGGTGCTGGCCAGCAACCCCGAGGGCCTGGCGTTCGCGGAGGCGCAGGGGTTCACCGAGGTCGAGCGCTACCTGCTCCCCGGCGACACCGTCCCCTACGTGGCGCTCCGGCTCACGGCGTAA